In Dromiciops gliroides isolate mDroGli1 chromosome 4, mDroGli1.pri, whole genome shotgun sequence, one DNA window encodes the following:
- the HEXIM2 gene encoding protein HEXIM2 isoform X1, translated as MEATKNSEMPSSPSAPPELSDTGSYRPLTLGMDSPLEWKEPAKTNNGSSEENGTSQPESPCCGSAEALGRRKHRRRSSKRKRHGWKPYLELSWAEKQQRDEQQSQRASRVREEMFAKGQAVAPYNTTQFLMDDHDQEEPDLGNPQGVPHQGSGWEEEEEGGGAGDMDGRGKAQGEFLQRDFSEAYEHYHVESLQGRSKQELVRDYLELEKRLSRAEEETRRLQQQRSPPAPHPCDRAQELADEVERLKTENQRLRRENEMWGREGNSPREDLGT; from the coding sequence AACTCTGAGATGCCTTCTAGCCCCAGTGCCCCGCCTGAGCTGTCTGACACTGGGAGCTATAGGCCCCTGACCCTGGGGATGGACAGCCCATTGGAGTGGAAGGAGCCAGCAAAGACCAACAACGGCAGCAGTGAAGAGAATGGGACATCCCAGCCTGAGAGCCCATGTTGTGGCTCAGCCGAGGCACTGGGTCGGAGGAAGCATAGGAGGCGGTCCTCAAAACGCAAAAGGCATGGCTGGAAGCCATATCTGGAGCTGAGCTGGGCAGAGAAACAGCAGCGAGATGAGCAACAAAGCCAGAGGGCTTCCAGGGTTCGAGAGGAGATGTTTGCCAAGGGCCAGGCTGTGGCACCCTACAATACCACTCAGTTCCTGATGGATGACCATGATCAGGAGGAACCAGACCTGGGTAACCCCCAGGGGGTGCCCCACCAGGGTTCTggatgggaagaggaagaggaaggtggGGGAGCTGGGGACATGGATGGTCGAGGGAAGGCCCAGGGTGAATTCCTCCAGAGAGACTTCTCAGAAGCCTATGAGCACTACCATGTAGAGAGTCTCCAGGGCCGAAGTAAGCAAGAACTGGTACGGGACTATTTAGAGCTGGAGAAACGGCTCTCTCGGGCTGAGGAGGAGACTCGGAGGCTGCAACAGCAGCGAAGCCCCCCGGCTCCTCACCCCTGTGACCGGGCCCAGGAACTGGCTGATGAAGTGGAACGACTGAAGACGGAGAACCAGAGGCTTCGGCGGGAGAATGAAATGTGGGGTCGAGAGGGCAACAGCCCTAGGGAGGATCTGGGTACCTAG
- the HEXIM2 gene encoding protein HEXIM2 isoform X2, which yields MPSSPSAPPELSDTGSYRPLTLGMDSPLEWKEPAKTNNGSSEENGTSQPESPCCGSAEALGRRKHRRRSSKRKRHGWKPYLELSWAEKQQRDEQQSQRASRVREEMFAKGQAVAPYNTTQFLMDDHDQEEPDLGNPQGVPHQGSGWEEEEEGGGAGDMDGRGKAQGEFLQRDFSEAYEHYHVESLQGRSKQELVRDYLELEKRLSRAEEETRRLQQQRSPPAPHPCDRAQELADEVERLKTENQRLRRENEMWGREGNSPREDLGT from the coding sequence ATGCCTTCTAGCCCCAGTGCCCCGCCTGAGCTGTCTGACACTGGGAGCTATAGGCCCCTGACCCTGGGGATGGACAGCCCATTGGAGTGGAAGGAGCCAGCAAAGACCAACAACGGCAGCAGTGAAGAGAATGGGACATCCCAGCCTGAGAGCCCATGTTGTGGCTCAGCCGAGGCACTGGGTCGGAGGAAGCATAGGAGGCGGTCCTCAAAACGCAAAAGGCATGGCTGGAAGCCATATCTGGAGCTGAGCTGGGCAGAGAAACAGCAGCGAGATGAGCAACAAAGCCAGAGGGCTTCCAGGGTTCGAGAGGAGATGTTTGCCAAGGGCCAGGCTGTGGCACCCTACAATACCACTCAGTTCCTGATGGATGACCATGATCAGGAGGAACCAGACCTGGGTAACCCCCAGGGGGTGCCCCACCAGGGTTCTggatgggaagaggaagaggaaggtggGGGAGCTGGGGACATGGATGGTCGAGGGAAGGCCCAGGGTGAATTCCTCCAGAGAGACTTCTCAGAAGCCTATGAGCACTACCATGTAGAGAGTCTCCAGGGCCGAAGTAAGCAAGAACTGGTACGGGACTATTTAGAGCTGGAGAAACGGCTCTCTCGGGCTGAGGAGGAGACTCGGAGGCTGCAACAGCAGCGAAGCCCCCCGGCTCCTCACCCCTGTGACCGGGCCCAGGAACTGGCTGATGAAGTGGAACGACTGAAGACGGAGAACCAGAGGCTTCGGCGGGAGAATGAAATGTGGGGTCGAGAGGGCAACAGCCCTAGGGAGGATCTGGGTACCTAG